In a single window of the Dreissena polymorpha isolate Duluth1 chromosome 3, UMN_Dpol_1.0, whole genome shotgun sequence genome:
- the LOC127872540 gene encoding E-selectin-like: MATGAWDGSSPTCVIKDCGTLSTPMNGEVDLAQGTKYGAEASFKCNTGYTLVGLPLLTCTSAGTWSSAAPVCQINDQSAGCREGAICSKNEHDVNRLIVMPGTNCASFCQCTTLATNADGTVTYHWVKHNCSPGTKFDSSLNVCNHAGAVVCEAICSKNEHDVNRLIVMPGTNCASFCQCTTLATNADGTVTYHWVKHNCSPGTKFDSSLNVCNHAGAVVCEGTN; encoded by the exons ATGGCAACCGGAGCGTGGGATGGGTCCAGTCCAACGTGTGTTATTAAAG ACTGCGGTACGTTGTCGACACCAATGAACGGAGAGGTAGATCTCGCGCAGGGGACCAAGTACGGGGCCGAGGCATCCTTCAAGTGTAATACCGGCTACACGCTCGTGGGGCTACCTTTGCTGACATGCACTTCAGCCGGAACTTGGAGCTCAGCTGCGCCTGTGTGTCAAATAAACG ACCAAAGTGCTGGCTGTAGAGAGGGTG CCATATGCTCTAAGAATGAGCATGATGTGAATCGCTTGATAGTCATGCCCGGCACGAACTGCGCCTCGTTCTGTCAATGCACTACCTTGGCAACCAATGCTGACGGAACGGTGACCTACCACTGGGTGAAGCACAACTGTTCGCCAGGCACCAAGTTTGATTCGTCACTAAATGTGTGCAACCATGCTGGTGCCGTTGTGTGTGAAG CCATATGCTCTAAGAATGAGCATGATGTGAATCGCTTGATAGTCATGCCCGGCACGAACTGCGCCTCGTTCTGTCAATGCACTACCTTGGCAACCAATGCTGACGGAACGGTGACCTACCACTGGGTGAAGCACAACTGTTCGCCAGGCACCAAGTTTGATTCGTCACTAAATGTGTGCAACCATGCTGGTGCCGTTGTGTGTGAAG GTACGAATTAG